The Actinomycetota bacterium genome contains a region encoding:
- a CDS encoding ABC-ATPase domain-containing protein: MRDGEELRRILRRIDGRGYKAYKDIEGQYDFGSYILWVEHVQGDPFAAPSNVIVRVPQEKARFPRDTFTGRSREVGLRDFLTRRFYDLAEQVREGKRGSGKSGLITIDRPHQEILERTSVLVDERWVEARFAVGLPAYGRSIAGREAEEMFFRELPHIVAGSLFFERLDRGALYRHVETNEDADYLRGKLREMGLAAFIADGAVLPRRSGVDPRPLTTGRVIPFQSPPSLRVEVELPNRGRVTGMGIPVGITLIVGGGYHGKSTVLNALELGVYNHVPGDGRELVVADPGAVKIRAEDGRRIEKVDISTFIRGLPFGQDTTAFCTDNASGSTSQAANIIEALEVGATLLLIDEDTSATNFMIRDERMQKLVPKEFEPITPFIDKAGQLFRDYGVSVILVIGGSGDYFDVAHHVVCMVNYEPRDVTEQARAIAAEHVARRAAEGGDSFGTLKHRVPLARSVDPQRRGKVKIRARGVRAIEFGGETIDLSSVEQLVDESQTRAIGHALHYATRYMDGKATVREVVNKVMDDVSRKGLDVIGPPNRGDYAAFRGFELAAAMNRLRTFTVKA, encoded by the coding sequence ATGCGCGACGGCGAGGAATTGAGGAGAATACTGCGGCGCATAGACGGAAGGGGTTACAAGGCCTACAAGGACATCGAGGGACAGTATGACTTCGGGAGCTACATCCTCTGGGTGGAACACGTGCAGGGTGACCCCTTCGCCGCCCCCAGCAACGTCATCGTTAGGGTTCCCCAGGAGAAGGCGCGCTTCCCCCGCGACACCTTCACCGGTCGCAGTCGGGAGGTGGGGCTGCGGGATTTCCTCACCCGGAGGTTCTACGACCTGGCCGAGCAGGTAAGGGAGGGAAAGAGGGGCAGCGGCAAGAGCGGGCTCATAACCATCGACCGCCCCCACCAGGAGATCCTGGAGAGGACCTCGGTGCTGGTGGACGAGAGGTGGGTGGAGGCCAGGTTCGCGGTAGGCCTTCCGGCCTACGGCCGCAGCATCGCCGGGAGGGAGGCGGAGGAGATGTTCTTCCGCGAGCTTCCCCATATCGTGGCCGGTTCGCTCTTCTTCGAGAGACTGGACCGGGGAGCCCTGTACCGGCACGTGGAGACCAACGAGGACGCCGACTACCTGAGGGGAAAGCTCCGGGAGATGGGGCTGGCGGCCTTCATCGCCGACGGGGCCGTCCTGCCCCGGAGGAGCGGGGTGGACCCAAGGCCCCTCACCACGGGGAGGGTGATACCCTTCCAGTCGCCACCCTCCCTGCGAGTGGAGGTGGAGCTTCCCAACCGTGGCCGGGTCACCGGTATGGGCATCCCGGTTGGTATCACCCTCATCGTGGGCGGCGGGTACCACGGTAAATCCACGGTGTTGAACGCCCTGGAGCTGGGGGTGTACAACCACGTTCCCGGGGACGGCAGGGAGCTGGTGGTGGCCGACCCGGGGGCGGTGAAGATCAGGGCGGAGGACGGGAGGCGCATCGAGAAGGTGGATATCTCCACCTTCATCCGCGGCCTCCCCTTCGGCCAGGACACCACCGCCTTCTGCACGGACAACGCCAGCGGAAGCACCTCCCAGGCCGCCAACATCATCGAGGCCCTGGAGGTGGGGGCCACGCTGCTGCTCATCGACGAGGACACCTCGGCCACCAACTTCATGATCCGCGACGAGCGCATGCAGAAGCTGGTGCCCAAGGAGTTCGAGCCCATTACCCCCTTCATCGACAAGGCCGGGCAGCTCTTCCGGGACTACGGCGTCTCGGTCATCCTGGTCATCGGTGGCTCCGGCGACTACTTCGACGTCGCCCACCACGTGGTTTGCATGGTCAACTATGAACCGCGCGACGTAACAGAGCAGGCCCGGGCCATCGCCGCCGAGCACGTGGCCCGCAGGGCGGCCGAGGGAGGCGATTCCTTCGGTACCCTGAAGCACCGCGTTCCCCTGGCCCGTAGCGTGGATCCCCAGAGGAGGGGCAAGGTCAAGATACGCGCCCGCGGGGTGCGGGCCATCGAGTTCGGGGGGGAGACCATCGACCTCTCCAGCGTGGAACAATTGGTGGACGAGAGCCAGACCCGGGCCATCGGGCACGCGCTCCACTACGCCACCCGCTACATGGATGGGAAGGCCACGGTGAGGGAGGTGGTGAACAAGGTGATGGATGACGTGAGCCGGAAGGGGCTGGATGTCATAGGACCTCCCAATCGGGGGGATTACGCCGCCTTCCGCGGTTTCGAGCTGGCGGCGGCCATGAACCGGCTGCGTACCTTTACCGTGAAGGCCTGA
- a CDS encoding methyltransferase domain-containing protein — MPTDPWAGWLDGVEREASRNRWATLLRCQARDRVLAQAGLRPGAVVVDLGCGLGLLSLEAARLVGPEGRVYAVDADREALEELRVKVEEAGLANVSPVYAEITNLPLPAGEADAVVARSVFSYLEDRSKVLKECFRVLRPGGRLSVCEPLLVEEELLVNWDLELPLWEKATAILRDNHPAYSFRRSDLVREVREAGFTRVDFFVWYADVTRPFRDAEEAWKELEEALPGRLSPLERLLEGGMREEEIERLVRRWAEESRRFSYRDILPCCFVWGEKPLGPEGAAKNEIRSDAAESWDPGMR, encoded by the coding sequence TTGCCCACCGATCCCTGGGCGGGATGGCTGGACGGCGTGGAGCGGGAGGCTTCCCGGAACAGGTGGGCCACCCTTCTCCGTTGCCAGGCGAGGGACCGGGTGCTTGCCCAGGCCGGCTTGAGGCCCGGTGCCGTGGTGGTGGACCTGGGATGCGGCCTGGGGCTCCTTTCCCTGGAAGCGGCGCGGCTGGTGGGACCGGAAGGCAGGGTATATGCCGTGGACGCGGACCGGGAGGCCCTGGAGGAGCTGCGCGTAAAGGTCGAGGAAGCCGGCCTGGCCAACGTGAGCCCGGTGTACGCGGAGATCACCAACCTGCCGCTTCCCGCGGGCGAGGCAGATGCGGTGGTGGCGAGGTCGGTGTTCTCCTACCTGGAGGACCGCTCGAAAGTCCTTAAGGAGTGCTTCCGCGTCCTGCGACCCGGGGGGAGGCTTTCCGTCTGCGAGCCCCTGCTGGTGGAGGAAGAGCTGCTGGTGAACTGGGACCTCGAGCTTCCCCTCTGGGAGAAGGCCACGGCCATCCTGAGGGATAACCACCCCGCCTATTCCTTCCGCCGTTCCGACCTGGTCCGGGAGGTCCGGGAGGCGGGATTTACGAGGGTGGACTTCTTCGTCTGGTACGCGGACGTCACCCGTCCCTTCCGGGACGCGGAAGAGGCCTGGAAGGAACTGGAAGAAGCACTTCCAGGCCGGCTGTCCCCCCTCGAGCGGCTGCTCGAGGGGGGCATGCGCGAGGAGGAAATAGAACGCCTGGTGCGGCGCTGGGCCGAGGAGTCGCGGCGTTTCTCCTACCGGGACATCCTGCCCTGCTGTTTCGTCTGGGGTGAGAAGCCGTTGGGGCCCGAAGGCGCGGCGAAAAATGAGATACGGAGCGATGCGGCGGAAAGCTGGGATCCTGGGATGCGATGA
- a CDS encoding aldehyde ferredoxin oxidoreductase family protein, producing MRYGAMRRKAGILGCDDEVEKSEEERVMRGFCGKYLLVDLGSRKVEERELGEEVFRKYVGGTGLGAYLMLKEHDPLADPLSPEAPLMFLDGPLTGTNFPGSGRSSVVALSPLTGLWGECNVGGAFGAAMKLAGLDGVVLVGMADAPVYLWIDGGRAELRDASHLWGLDTYTVNERLQEELKGDGGLVRTMQIGPAGEKGVRFANIVNEMGSVAGRCGLGAVMGSKNLKAVAVRGGGKMGYADPERAREVRKAVADKLANHLLAQTLHEMGTNGALDTGMLSGDIPIRNWNVGEWMEALDTLNSFYYNDHILVKTTGCYACTVRCKRVVRVEEGPYAMEEHAGPEYETVCMMGTNLLNPSLEAVAKANDLCNRLGMDTIAMGSVIALLMEAQEKGLVSPSDTGLDFSWGNMEAALEAIRLTAAREGFGERMAQGSRALARELGAPELAVTVRGLDFPAHDPRGFHGYGLGYAVGARGACHLNTTNLLIEGGMASWPEIGLKGPFKGMTSKGKAELTWKCLSVGQLFNSMCMCEFIGAFLSLHDQVEMMRAASGFDWTLDELMECGWRIWYLKRHILNLRGSGRNDDVLPPKALTPTREGANAGSVPDMELMLGEFYRLAGLDEDGRVPPDKLDL from the coding sequence ATGAGATACGGAGCGATGCGGCGGAAAGCTGGGATCCTGGGATGCGATGATGAGGTGGAAAAGAGCGAGGAGGAACGGGTGATGAGAGGTTTCTGCGGCAAATACCTTCTGGTGGACCTGGGAAGCAGGAAGGTGGAGGAAAGGGAGCTGGGGGAGGAGGTCTTCCGCAAGTACGTGGGAGGCACGGGGCTCGGCGCTTACCTCATGCTCAAGGAGCACGATCCCCTGGCGGATCCCCTCTCCCCAGAGGCTCCCCTGATGTTCCTGGACGGGCCCCTGACGGGCACCAATTTCCCGGGCAGCGGGCGTTCCTCGGTGGTGGCCCTCTCGCCGCTGACCGGCCTCTGGGGGGAGTGCAACGTGGGCGGGGCCTTCGGGGCTGCCATGAAGCTGGCCGGCCTGGACGGCGTGGTGCTGGTGGGAATGGCCGATGCACCCGTGTACCTCTGGATTGACGGCGGGCGGGCCGAGCTCCGCGACGCTTCCCATCTCTGGGGCCTGGACACTTATACGGTCAACGAACGCCTGCAGGAGGAACTGAAGGGAGATGGGGGGCTGGTGCGCACCATGCAGATAGGGCCGGCGGGCGAGAAGGGGGTGCGCTTCGCCAACATCGTCAACGAGATGGGAAGCGTGGCCGGGCGTTGCGGCCTGGGGGCGGTGATGGGGAGCAAGAACCTCAAGGCGGTGGCCGTGCGCGGCGGAGGGAAGATGGGATACGCCGACCCGGAGAGGGCCCGGGAGGTCCGCAAGGCGGTGGCCGATAAGCTGGCCAACCACCTCCTGGCCCAGACCCTCCACGAGATGGGGACCAACGGGGCCCTGGACACGGGGATGCTCTCCGGGGACATCCCCATCCGTAACTGGAACGTGGGGGAGTGGATGGAGGCCCTGGACACCCTGAACTCCTTCTACTACAACGACCACATCCTGGTGAAGACCACGGGTTGCTACGCCTGCACGGTGCGCTGCAAGCGGGTGGTCAGGGTGGAAGAGGGTCCCTACGCCATGGAGGAGCACGCGGGCCCGGAGTACGAGACGGTGTGCATGATGGGCACCAACCTCCTCAACCCCAGCCTGGAGGCGGTAGCCAAGGCCAACGATTTGTGCAACCGGCTGGGGATGGACACCATCGCCATGGGCTCGGTCATCGCCCTGCTCATGGAGGCCCAGGAGAAGGGCCTGGTCTCGCCCTCGGATACCGGGCTGGACTTCTCCTGGGGGAACATGGAGGCGGCCCTGGAGGCCATCCGCCTCACCGCCGCCCGGGAGGGCTTCGGGGAGCGCATGGCCCAGGGTTCCCGGGCCCTGGCGCGGGAGCTGGGGGCCCCCGAGCTGGCGGTCACCGTGCGGGGGCTGGATTTCCCGGCCCACGACCCGCGCGGGTTCCACGGTTACGGGCTGGGTTACGCCGTGGGGGCGCGGGGGGCCTGCCACCTCAACACCACCAACCTCCTCATCGAGGGGGGCATGGCCTCCTGGCCGGAGATAGGCCTCAAGGGGCCCTTCAAGGGGATGACCAGCAAGGGGAAGGCGGAGCTCACCTGGAAGTGCCTCTCCGTGGGCCAGCTGTTCAACTCCATGTGCATGTGCGAGTTCATCGGCGCCTTCCTCTCCCTGCACGACCAGGTGGAGATGATGCGCGCCGCCAGCGGCTTCGACTGGACCCTGGACGAGCTCATGGAGTGCGGCTGGAGGATATGGTACCTGAAGCGGCACATCCTCAACCTGCGCGGTTCGGGGCGCAACGACGACGTCCTCCCCCCCAAGGCGCTCACTCCCACCCGGGAGGGGGCCAACGCCGGCTCGGTCCCGGACATGGAGCTCATGCTCGGGGAGTTCTACCGCCTGGCCGGGCTGGACGAGGATGGGAGGGTACCGCCGGACAAGCTGGACCTGTGA
- a CDS encoding SCP2 sterol-binding domain-containing protein, giving the protein MPYFQDIQVFYDLLVGVFEALMKDPRIRQKALDSRLLVRFVYRNPEGEFWVDCRGDEVKVYPGGPGEEMTPDAIMSMELDTAHRFWCGQLNLLGALSSGEIEAEGSMPRLLKMLPVIKPAYDVYKNLLREKGLENLIVEEEEED; this is encoded by the coding sequence ATGCCCTATTTCCAGGATATCCAGGTCTTCTACGATCTCCTGGTCGGGGTTTTCGAAGCCCTGATGAAGGACCCCCGGATACGGCAGAAGGCCCTCGACTCCAGGCTCCTAGTCAGGTTCGTCTACCGGAACCCCGAGGGGGAATTCTGGGTGGACTGCCGGGGAGACGAGGTGAAGGTCTATCCCGGAGGGCCGGGAGAGGAGATGACCCCCGACGCGATCATGTCCATGGAGCTGGACACCGCCCACCGCTTCTGGTGCGGGCAGCTCAACCTGTTGGGAGCCCTTTCCAGCGGCGAGATCGAGGCCGAGGGCTCCATGCCCCGCCTCCTGAAGATGCTCCCGGTCATCAAGCCGGCCTACGACGTCTACAAGAACCTCCTCCGGGAGAAGGGCCTGGAGAACCTCATCGTGGAGGAGGAAGAGGAGGACTGA